The Paralichthys olivaceus isolate ysfri-2021 chromosome 2, ASM2471397v2, whole genome shotgun sequence genomic interval TGAGTAACACGTCACCTTACTGTGATTATAGCTTCTATGTTAGGCTTTTCATGGCTCTCGTTTCTGAATCGTCAGCATAAATTAGGTCTTTGCACAAAATGCAATTCATTCAATTTTCATAAAATCACCTTAAGACAAACACATAAAGGTTAATGTGAAGTCATCTAAGTCCTCTAATATGCAGTTTAACTGTTACTGAAAATGCCATCACAATGAATGTATCTAATTATTTTGCAAAAGTTGTGTGCAATGTTTAAGGTTTTAATGAAGTACATATTTACTTGGTAAATAGTACAACACATACTCTTAACACCTATCTGTAAATATGACAtgtgtaaatatgaaataaacacagaggacaataaatacaatttaaaaaatttatTTAAATAGTTCTGTGCCATGTCTTCATTTCTTCTTGACCTTCTTGTCCTTGGCCTTCTTCTTGCTGGGCTTCTGGGCGTTGGCCTTTATGTAGAGGTAAAGTCCCACCAGGCCGAGCAGAGTGGGCACCAGGGCGAGACACACCAGGGGGAACACGTCATTGATCATTTTCTGCAATGGTGTCTGCTGCGTTAGAGAAATCACCTCCACCTCGAACTCAAGAGCAGCATCACCTTGGACAGATAGAGGCTGAACTTATTgttttgtaaaaacacacagttaataCACATGTATACACTGTCCCACTGTTGTAATTATTCACAAGTGTATCAATCTGCATATAATCCCTAACAAACACACTACTTACccctgtttcattttcatttgctaaaaacaaaaatcactttCAGGCTCGAAgtcacttaaaaataaaactttttatttgtgaCCACATACAAAACTTCACATCACACAGGGACTGGGACAGTTTGCTCTTGTCTTGGGATTTGTCGacaataagaaaatataaaataataccaACCTTATCCTAATATTcaaatgttgtgtgtgtaaaatgtatgtGACGTGTTGTTATCTAAAGCTGTACAGTGAAGTgcaaacatttctcttcagtaATGGAGACTTTCTACAAATATACACTACAGTGTAAAGTCTACTGCATTCAACACCAATTAGATTTTTCAATAGGAGACTGTATACATTTGGCATAATACTGTAGTGCAGTAGTGCACTTGATCAAACTCAGTGTGctctgatttgtgtgtgtgtgtgtgtgtgtgtgtgtgtgtgtgtgtgtgtgtgcgtgtgtgtgtgttcagtacCTGGGATTGTAGGAGGGTAACCTTTTTTTCCATACGCAAGGTGAGAGGGAATAGTAGCCTTGATTTTTTGCCTGAATGAAattataaacaaaacacaatcacagacaaaacattttttcaggTTCTATCACAAAACCTTCACTTTGGTATTTTTGTGGATTGAAGCCACTGTTAAGCTTTTCTTCCGATGGACCTTTACTTTTTTATCTTACCCTTCACACACGCCAACCAAGCTTTGTTCCAGACCTGATAAGAAAATCACAAAGTGAGTCAATCAGCACAGCCAGCACATTCCCTGCCTCACCACAGGCTGCACTTCATCCATCAAATGTCACAGAATCATTCAGTGATCaagcaagacacacacagacaaaactgtTAAATGTTAATTCACCAGGAATAACTGTCCTCTTCCCCAGTTCGACAACAAGAGGGTCCCGGGACAGAGACGAGTCAATCACTTTTCCATCCATCAGTTTTCCCTGAACAGAGAAGAGACGTGAGATGATGACATTACTGAAAGACACTCAAAGATACAAGACGgctcagtttgttttaatttgaccaTCTCTGTGTCCACGTTTTtgacaaaataattcaaaatcacttgtgtgtgttaccttgtgCATATTCTCTTGATGAATGAACCATTAGgagcagaaaaaacatttattttaaattctttttttcatcatacCAGTAATTCTGCCAAATCTTCAAAGTCAAATTCCCagttaatagatttttttctagaatttaataaatataacaaaatataataaacctaAATATGTGCAGCCTctacaaatatttttatttaccaaTCCAAGTTTCTGTCTTATTCTGTGTCAATATTTTCACCAAAGACCTAAACTGTTCCTAATTGTTGAGGCTTGATTTTCAATTCCTTAACCACACTTCAAATATGTCTCAGAGCTGAACACCTGGTTTTctgaaaaatacatatttttcttgCTTTACCACTGTTCTAAGGTTTTTCCAAAAACCTTAAGTTCTCTAATGAAAATAGAAGAATGTAAAAACCTGTTCTGGAAGCTGGGACTGTATTTCCTCTCCAAGTATCTGGGTAGCAAATgtcatgtctctgtgtccttGCTCTTTTTGTGAAACACATGTAAAATATTCACATATTACTTAtgtataaatgataaaaaatgtgttgcatgGTTAACGAAACGTTTCATGTTTTGTAGACAGAATTATCTTTCAATCAGTACAAAGGAAAAAGTACTGTTtctgtaaaatttaaaaaaggatttgcGTTGCTAATGTAaagcaaagatttaaaaaaaaacacctacaTGTTATTAGGGATTCAGGAAATAATTTGAGATGTTTTACAtaagttttgtgtgttttaaagactGGAAAGTACGCTTTAGTATTAGCTTCATGGTTCTAATATGATAATAGCACATGGGAGgcacattttaattttgaaagtGTATTTTAATTACATAAAGCCACAGAGCAAATAGCTTGTTATAACACAATGTGATGCTAAAATCCACCAAACTGTTAAATTCCTGAAGATCAACATGGGTAATGATTGAAAACCACGAGCCTCCAGTGTGATccatgggcacacacacacgcacacacacgcacacacacacacacgcacagtacACTTTTACTGCTGACGTGTTGCGCCGCCCCATCGCTCCATAGTAGAAGCAGAGACGATCGACTCCATACAACCACATGAAGCTCTCGCATTAACCACagacatatgtgtgtgtgtgtgtgtgtcctgctcaaTCAGCTGCTGATCTGACCACAGATCTGTGTGTTATTCACTCTCAGTGTGtggatgcacaaacacagtgtgtccACATGGCTCGTGCAGACGGTGCCACATTAGCTGTGGTCGTCATCAGCAGACTCCCTCACATCTACTGCTctttgcacagacacacacacacacacacacacacacacacacacacacacacacacacacacacacacacagattgttcGTGCAGTGTAACCGTGTAACAGTGCGTGTCTCACCGTGTAGTGGATCTGCAGCGTGTCCCCCATTGTGGAAAGTACAGAGCAAGTCTCTGGTTCCACCTTTGCATCAGAAGAAAAGTGAGACCGTTAAAGAGCGGTGCATTGATTCAGcggtgtgtgttgttgtgttacagctgcagtgagtgtgtgtgtgtgtgtcactcaccAGGGTGTCCACCTGAAGCTCATCGGCTGTGTTGTCTTCTCCACAGGTGAAagctgtgagcagcagcagcagtaacacgCTGCTCTTCATTGTGAACTTCTGCAAAAGAGAAGAAGCCATAAGCAACAACTTCcgtgtcttcttcttctttcagagaaagagagagagcgagagcgagagagagagcgtcaCAGTCTGCTCGCCGCCCCTCACTCTGTCCAAAATGGCTCAGCAGCAGTCTAATGCTGATGTGTTATAATAGTGGAGCGATAAGGACTCGCAGTCTGTGGACGTTGTCCCACCAcctgggtctctctctctccctcacagagCCCGCCTCACACATTCCGCCAGCAGCATCCCATCAGGCCAAGGGGAAGCGGAAGCGGCGCCGTGTGCGTGCAGAGGCGCTGGGGGGCGCTGTTGGTGGCGTCCTGTGCGTGTTTGTGCAGCCTGCCAGCAGCAGACCTGTCACAGTCTGCTGCACACACGCCACGTCTCTGCCATGAGCACACAGCTctgtggatgaggaggaggaggcggcttCAGCTGTGTGGAAACATGGTGGAAACCTgctttttaaagggatagttcacccaaaaaaaaaaaccaaattcACCCATGATCCACTCACCAGTAtactgatggaggggtgggtgaagtgtttgagtccacaaaactcttcttcaaatgtaaaaaatcacCTGTGGTGTGAGCCAAGTGTCTGACTTGAAACAAGGTCATCGACACCAAGGCATTAATGTCCTCGCTATTTCTTCTATTTGGATGGTAACTTCAAAATTATTTTGCcttgttatttttcttaatttccaCTTCATCATCACCAAACGTAAAACTACTTGCATACACACAGGCCGGTGTAATTTGGAAAGCTtgtggcttttctttttctcttggaATCTGAGATGCTTTGCTGAGTTTTAGTGAGTGAAGCCTCTGATGTCACTCAGCTTTCTGTCCTGCAAACTGAAAAGATAGTTTTCAATATTgaaagtgacacaaacacacacacacacacacccacccacccacacacacacacacacatacacacataaaggTGTGACTTGTTCTGACTATTAGACCCCTGCCCTGCTGGTACTATAACAcaggtgtaaataataaaatgaaagctGTTTGGGCTTCAGGGTCCTGGCttagtgcttgtgtgtgtgtgtctgtgtgtgtgtactgttgtgttgtctttgcaCTGATATGACTCACTGCGACACTGCAAGGGGTTTGCTCTTTGGTTTGTAAATGGAAAAAAGTGACTATGCCTTAAAACATCTGTTACCCATATGAACAGATTTCGTGTAATTTATCAGAGGTTGTAGGAACCAGTGTTTTCACAAATCAGCGTCCTGCCAGCTACAACAGTTTCAACCATCCTTTAAATTGTGTGGATTGAATGGGTTTATTTGTTGGTGTTTATCAGCTATCCCTTTTTAAGTAATCAGTGAAAATCTGGAGGCTGTATTTGAGTTTGGATTGGTTGACACAGATTTGAAATCATTCATCTCTCCCCATCAGTCCTCAGTCACTCActaatgcaaaataaaaatatctgctGCATAAAAGAAAGCAGGGCTGAGCTGACCGTGTTCAAAAATAATAGAAACGAGTCAAATCTATCTGATGGTTCAATCGTCatgaaaaaatctaaaaaaaaccgCAGGACCTGTCAAAACAAATTTCAGTTTTGGTTTTGACCTCCACTCTCGCGAGATCTCGTGTGCTGCCGATCGTTCCCTGGAAATTCTTGTGAGACGTTAAGTAGAGGACTCCTCATCGCAGGTAAGTGAGGACACTGCCTCCATCAACACGATCAGATACACGGATGTTCCTGTGGGCGAcaaaacaacagtgtgtgtgtttcctccgtGGCGGTCGCGTGGCTTCGGTGTCCCCCGGTCTGAAGCAGCGGGGCTCGTCTCCGTGGCAGCGGGACGCCCGCTGAGGACGGATGTGTGGGGCTGATACTCGCC includes:
- the fkbp11 gene encoding peptidyl-prolyl cis-trans isomerase FKBP11 isoform X1, with translation MASSLLQKFTMKSSVLLLLLLTAFTCGEDNTADELQVDTLVEPETCSVLSTMGDTLQIHYTGKLMDGKVIDSSLSRDPLVVELGKRTVIPGLEQSLVGVCEGQKIKATIPSHLAYGKKGYPPTIPGDAALEFEVEVISLTQQTPLQKMINDVFPLVCLALVPTLLGLVGLYLYIKANAQKPSKKKAKDKKVKKK
- the fkbp11 gene encoding peptidyl-prolyl cis-trans isomerase FKBP11 isoform X2 yields the protein MTFATQILGEEIQSQLPEQGKLMDGKVIDSSLSRDPLVVELGKRTVIPGLEQSLVGVCEGQKIKATIPSHLAYGKKGYPPTIPGDAALEFEVEVISLTQQTPLQKMINDVFPLVCLALVPTLLGLVGLYLYIKANAQKPSKKKAKDKKVKKK